The genomic DNA gtgtgttttcctttcccggTGAAACTGAGAGAAGATGTTACAAAAGCTTTTATTATGatatgaaagaaaaacaaagcaaatgtCACGTTGTGTCCGCGCTTGACTTGACATTTCCTCCCCAAGGTTCATATACGGTaggtgattttatttttatttccctaAAATCATCCTGAGTTCGAGCTCATTTctgggggaaaaaatagaGCAGTGCAACCATTGTTGTCGAAAAAGTTTGCATAGTTATTGATAATATTGTTATCGTTTATGTGCAATATAAATTTCCAGCATCGAACCGGCATTTTGACTGCTGTCAAATGTCATTTTGAAACAATAAACAGGGCTGCCAACATAGCAGTCCGACGGTCTATCCGCAAAAAATGCgcgtttctttttcctccacAACGGTGTTGCACGCTCTTTTCGCAGCTGTCTCGTTTTTGCTCTTCGTGAACACGCGATAATCGAAGAGAATTGTAACGCATGTAGTGAAAGAAGGAATCGTGCAAGTGGTGctccaacgaaaaaaaaactcgtgcAACGAAACTTGCAACCCGCAGTGAAGTGTTCACCTGGCGGTAGTGCAGTGGAAAGCCAACCAGCCCAACACCCAACCGGGAGACCACCCCACGGGCGACCGGAACGGAagcaaccgcaccgaaagttCTCCtcccccgtgtgtgtgtgtgtgcgctagTGCATCGGCGAGAAGCATTGCTGTCCAACGGAACGTAGCGGATTAGATGCGAAAATAATAATGGCTGCAGGAGATCAGGACAACTTTCAGCAGCTGATGGGCTCGCTGCTGTCTACGGACAATGAAGTTCGTACGCAGGCAGAGGTACGTAGCAGGGGTCGCAATCCTCCCCTCGGGTCTCAAGGTCGGTCCGACTGTCGGTACAATTGCGACGGCACGAGACTTTTCTTACCGTGTGCAGATCCCCATCCATACGTGTGTAGATGGGACGGTGGTGGGTTGGTTTCCGGTTCCTGCTTTTCCGACACCGCACAATCTCGGGGTGTGTGTTGGTTGAGGGGCACGAATCGAGCGTCAATCGTGGTTAGAGGCCGGGACATGCCTACTTGTACAATTTGCCATCATGATATCGACGCATATGACTCACCCCCGTAATGTTGCTTTTACTGTGTGTTAGTGCCACGAACGCGAAGAACCTCACTTCATTGACAATCATGTTTTTGACGTGGTTCTAGAATGGTACCGATTAGGGCAGGCCGGCTCGGTATCATTATTTTGGTCATAGGACGGGCGTGACCTTCCGGTGCACATTTGCATACCGTGCGGGGAACGTCCCATCCACACCCAATTCGCGTGATGAGCTAAAAGGTAAGCCGGGAAGAAAAGGAACACCCGTAAGCAGTGGAAGAAACAGAACAGATTCATTGGCGATGCCGCAGCCGGCAGCATGTGCTTTTTTGGGAGTTGCTACACATCCAAAGCTGGCAGTCGCACACAACGGCTACTCGATCGTTGTGTTGGTTTAGTGAGGGGGTGCGATTTTCCTGACAAACCGCCGGAGAAGGTGCCTCGAAACGACGACGCATATCTGACGTTTGCTAGCAATGTGCAATGTCGAATTACGTGTTCGTGCTCGCAAGCAAGTCGCAGTTTATCGATTTTAAAGAGCACCGATGTCACCTTTGCAGCATTTTCATGTATTCTAAATTATGTTTCTATTTTCCACCCCTTTCGTGATTCGACGCGCCCAACACCATCATCGTACAACAACGAACGGctgacaacaaacaaaacaacaccgaTGTGAATGTCACCCACCGGTTGCTGTGCTCACTCGCTGCTTTCTCGACGGCCCAACTGCAGGAGGTGTACAGTGGATTGCCATGTGAAACAAAGGTGCCGCACCTGCTCGGTACGGTACAGAACCCACAGATGGCGGAAGATGCCCGGTTGCTGGCGGCCGTCCTGCTGCGGCGTTTGTTTTCGTCCGAGTTTCACGAATTTTACGAACCCCTGCCACCGGAAGCGAAGGACCAGCTGAAGCAACAGATCCTGCTGACGCTGCAGCAGAACGAGTCGGGCAGCATGCGGCGAAAGATCTGCGAGATGGTGGCGGAGGTGGCACGGTGCAtgatcgacgacgacggtaaCAACCAGTGGCCCGAATTTTTGCAGTTCCTGTTCCACTGCCACAACAGTGCGAACGTGCAGCTGCAGGAAGCCGCCCTGCGCATATTCGCTTCCGTGCCCGGCATCTTCGGCAACCAGCAGGCCCAACATTTGCCGCTGATCAAGCAAATGTTTATCAAATACCTGGAGCCCAACTCGAACCAGGAGGTACGTTTCCAGGCCGTCCGGGCGTACGGTGCGTTTGTGCTGCTGCACGACAAGGAGGAGGACGTGAAGGGCCAGTTTGCTGACCTGTTGCCGCAGGTCATCATGATCACGGCGGAAAGCATCGAGCTGGGCGATCCGCAGAACCTGATGCAGCTGCTGATCGACATGGCCGAGGGTGTGCCAAAGTTCTTCCGGCCCCAGCTGGAACCGATCTTCGAGTTGTGCATGAAGGTGTTCAGCACGGTCGACATGGAGGACAACCTGCGCCATCTCGCGCTGGAGATGATGGTGTCGCTGGCAGAGAATGCTTCGTCGATGGTGCGCAAACGGGCGGAAAAGTATGTGGCCGCGCTGGTACCGCTCATACTGCAGATGATGACCGATCTGGAGGATGACGACGAGTGGTCCGTGTCGGACAAGATCGCCGAGGACGACACGGGCGACAACAACGTGATCGCCGAGTCGGCCCTGGACCGGCTGGCCTGCGGGCTCGGCGGTAAGATGATTCTGCCGCACATCGTAAACAACATTCCAAACATGCTGCTCAGCCCGGACTGGAAGCAACGGCATGCCGCGCTGATGGCGATATCGGCCGCTGGCGAAGGTTGCCAGAAGCAGATGGAGTCGATGCTGGAAAACATTATGCAGGGTGTGCTGAAGTATTTGGTCGATCCGCACCCGCGCGTGCGGTACGCGGCGTGTAACGCGATCGGCCAGATGGCGACCGACTTTGCGCCCATTTTCGAGAAAAAGTTCCACGAGCAGGTCATACCGGGTTTGCTGAATCTGCTGGATGACGTTGAAAATCCGCGCGTACAGGCGCATGCCGGTGCGGCGCTGGTTAACTTCAGCGAGGAGTGTCCGAAGATCATCCTGACGCGCTACCTGGACGCCATTATGGCGAAGCTGGAGATGATTCTGACCACCAAGTTTAAGGAGCTGGTCGAGAAGGGTAcgaagctggtgctggaaCAGGTCGTGACGACGATTGCTTCGGTAGCGGACACGACGGAGAAGGAATTTGTCGCGTACTACGATCGGTTGATGCCGTCGCTGAAGTACATCATCAAGAACGGAAGCACGGACGAGCTGAAGCTGCTGCGCGGTAAAACGATCGAGTGTGTCAGCTTGATCGGGTTGGCGGTCGGTGCGGAGAAGTTCATGTCCGACGCGTCGGACGTGATGGACATGCTGCTGAAAACACACACCGAAGGTGACCTGCCCGATGACGACCCGCAAACGTCCTATCTGATATCGGCCTGGGCCCGCATCTGCAAACTTCTTGGCAAACAGTTCGAACAGTTCCTGCCGCTGGTGATGGGCCCGGTAATGCGCACGGCTTCCATGAAACCGGAGGTGGCACTGCTGGACAACGACGAGATGCAGGGCGTGGAGAACGATAGCAACTGGCAGTTTGTGAATCTGGGCGAGCAGCAAAACTTTGTCATCCGTACCGCTGGGCTCGAGGACAAGGCGTCCGCCTGCGAGATGTTGGTGTGCTACGCGCGCGAACTGAAGGATGGTTTTGCGAATTACGCCGAGGAGGTCGTACGGTTGATGGTGCCGATGTTGAAGTTCTACTTCCACGACGGCGTCCGAACCGCTGCCGCCGAATCGCTTCCCTACCTGCTCGACTGCGCCAAGATCAAGGGACCCAAGTATCTCGAGGGCATGTGGCTGTACATCTGTCCGGAGCTGCTGAAGGCGATCGATACCGAACCGGAGGCGGACGTGCTGACCGAGCTGCTCCATTCGCTCGCCCGCTGCATCGAGACGCTCGGTGCCGCCTGCCTGTCGAACGAAGCGATGGAGGAGGTGCTCAAGATTATCGACAAATTCATGAAGCAACACTttgaaaaggaagagaaacgTGCCCAGGCACGAAAGGAGGAAGACTACGACGACGGGGTGGAGGAGCAGCTGGCCGAGGAGGACGATGCGGACATTTATCTGCTGTCGCGCATTTCCGACATTATCCATTCGCTGTTCGTCACGTACAAGGATGCGTTCCTGCCGTCGTTCCAGCGCGTGGTGCCACACTTTGTGAAGCTGCTGCAGGCGACGAACCCGTGGGCGGATCGGCAATGGGGATTGTGCATATTCGACGATCTCATCGGTAAGTCTAGTTGGGGACCTCGAGATAACGAGATACGCTTTAGTATTTTGTACATGATGAAATCTATTTCATACGTCTGATATCCTAGTGATTATTTGCACTGCATATATGTATATGGCTTAACCTTTTCTGACATTTAAAATCGAAGCACGTTATGAACGAGCTtgcacgacggtgatagattGCGCATAGTAatggtttttccttttgctgccTGTCGGGTGGTTTCCCTTCGTCAACTACACAGAGTATACTGGCCCATTGTGCGTACAGTATCAGCCCTTCTTCCTGCAGCCCATGCTCGAGTACATTAAGGATGAGCAACCGGAAGTACGACAGGCAGCTGTTTACGGGTGTGGTGTGCTGGGACAGGTAAGAgttatgattttgttttttttccctctattTAGCTACACACAAGAAACAtagcaacaaatatgcaaagTTTGGGTCAATTCAACAAGCATGATTCAACAAGCAAGCAGGCAGCAAGGGCAGCTTCAACAGCTCTTGAAATTAAATGCGCTCAATCAATAATTGATAGTTTTGGCCTATGACCCAGACACTTGGTATGGGATACTGGCTCATTTTTCGGCCTGTTGTGTTGGAAGTTTACGATAAAGAAGAAATTACTTTAACCAGAAAGTAATTAAAGATCTTTTAAACTGCCCACTAAAAAccaaagagagaaagagcgtgATAGAGAGGGAGATCATTGGACCGTGGTTGCTTTAGTGATCCGTGACCCAATTGCTGCGGTCTTTCAAACGGAACTCGGTTGTGTGAGGGGTTTTAATTTATCTtctattttcttccttttggtGGATTTCTCCCCCTATTTTCATCGTCAATCGATCGAATTGTCAGCACTATACAAGAGAGACTCGAATGAATAATGCATAGTTTGACACAGCCGTTAACAAGTACTGCTAAATCAAACGTACAATATGTTTCCTATACTACGCTCTCTCCAGCTTTTGAGGTGTGAAGAAGGTGGTATAGAACCAATCTTTtgatgcatttaaaaaaacaaattcgGAATCGGAAGAAGCCCATCAAAGCTTCCCGGCACGAGTGCAAGAGAGAGTTGGATGCCGGCACGAGGGCAAGATTAACCGAGCGTGCTGGCTTCGGTTTCACAGTTCGCTCATTTCTATCTATTAATTACCTTTTTTTACCTTTCCTGCACCCAAAATTTACAGTACGGTGGAGAACAGTTTGCCGTTACCTGTGCCCAGGCCATCTCGCTGCTGGTGGAAGTCATCATGGCCCCGGACAGCCGCGAACCGGAGAATGTGAACCCGACGGAAAACGCCATCTCAGCCGTGACGAAGATATTGAAGTATAACAACACAGCGATCCCCAATCCGGACGAAATCATTGCCCTATGGTACGTTGCAATGCCTGGAGTGTATTAGGTGGTTTTGTTAGTGGTGGGATGCAGCAGGTGTTTAGCTGTCTACAGTGATGAGAAAGGATATACTAATGTCTTACCAGGGCTTACCGGTGCTGGATGGGGAGCAAGTTTCCTTATGGCTTAACCTTTTCTGATGTTAGATGTTTTTGAATGCTTCATTCGTAGTCCCATCGTATTCGTGTCGGcgctaatgttttttttctcacttccTTCTAGGTTCACCTGGCTGCCCGTCGGCGAGGACGAAGATGAAGCTGTGTACGTGTACGGATATCTGTGCGATCTGATCCAAGCCAACCATCCGGTCATACTCGGCGAAAACAATGGCAACCTACCCCGCATCGTGTCGATCATCGCGTCCTGCTTCTACCGGGAAGCGATAACGGTCCCACATCCGGAAGCCGAACGTATGCTGTCGATCGTGAAGCAGATCGAGGGCAATCCGGACCTATTCCAGGCGTGCATTAACACGCTGACCGCCGAACAGAAGGCTGCCCTCGAGGGTGCGTACCGtgcggcggcagcggcagcagcaacggcgACCACCGCCGTGACGCAGTAAAAACGAGGAACAACGCATCTTTTTATataccctctctctctctctccctccacACTTCCTTCCCCCTCCTTCCTGGTTTTCCCCAATCCGCCGGGGAAATACGGCGTTTCTGTCTGGAACTAGCATCAGATTTATCATCATACAAATTATGCAATATGTTGTTGCAGTTATGTTATCTGTTCTGTTATCTCACAGCACTCAAACTGGAGGGGAAGCCGTTTGATAGTTCGGAACTGAAATGTGTGCACAAGCGCTCGGGTGCAAATTTCGGCCACCCTATGTTAATGAACATATAGCAGAACGATTATATCTCACAAATAATGGTGTGTTGGACCTAACCGGCCGCTGTGGGTTATAGTGAGTAAGAAAAGGTATATTTTAGTGAACACATCACTACCACGCAACGCAACGAGCAAACAGATCACCGAGATCCACAGGAAACACATACTTACACTACTCAGCAGTGTTAGCTTCCTCTCACGATCAAGATAAAGTTGAGCCACCTCCATAATGTTGCTATCGCTAGCAAAACGAACCTTAAAAGGTGTAAAGAAAGGGTTTCTTGCACAGCCACAGGGAACAGCGTTTGTTTAGAATAACGAcaccaagtgggaaagctACGGAATAGTATCGTAAGAATTCTATTCACGCATTATTATTGGCAGTATGTCGCAGTGAGACGGAAAATATATTCTAATTACTCAAAACCACGACATGGTTCGGGAAGTTAATGGTATGGTACTTTGGCCTCTATCCGAAAATCTGGCAAGCGGATTATACTGACAAATTTCAATCTTTTAATTATGTACAAAATAAGATGAAATGGTATGTCTGGTGAGGTTAAAAGCCGGCTATGATGACGTTGCCCCTATATGGTGCTGGACGTTGTAGTGAAGAAGATCTGAATGATCTTGCAGCGCTCTTTTCGATGTAAAGCAGGTTTGAGTCTCCTTACGTGGCAAACCATAATTCAAAAATGTGCTGAgcaatttttgcatttttaaacgCTTcttaaaaaacaatttttgaacGCATGTTCAAATATCGAGAAACGGCTAATTTGTCAATTTGAATCCATAGCAGCATCCGATGCTTGCTAAATCTTCCCATATAATTATTTTCTTGATTCGTCGATTCGTTACATTTGCTTGTCGTATAAAAGTGCCCGCACAACTTTCTTGCAGCGGTGTCGTTTTGTGCCCATTCCAATCGCTAGATTTCATGACGTCACAGTTTTACGTACCCTGTAGTGTAACAGAGCGAGACAACATGCATCAGGGTAGGCCCACCATGAGGTTCGACCGTCGAATCGGCAGCTTGCTCGAGGTTGCTGCTTCCTCGGCTCGTTCATTCGGGTTACCGTAACAACACATTCAACACCAAGATCAAGTAAGTTCCCGTGAAAATGTGTTTTGTGGCTTGGAAAATGGACGACGATGGTGGTTCTGGCTTCAAGATGTGAATTCTGCTTGAAGTTCGATAGTTTTTCCAATCGTGTACCGTTCCTTAGTAGGAAACGTGTTTTGCGAATTTTAAGTGGTGAAGCAGTGCATGTAAAATCGATACCCATTTGCGGGGAACGCCATGTTGGTTCGCCACGTGGTTTTTTGGTTGGCGGGGTGTTTAGCCTTTTCCGGTTCTCGTATTTGTTTAATTCCATCTTGAATTGTTGTTATTACCAATTTGCATGGCTGCATCTAGCATGGGTAATATCTTTTTTGCTCCACTCCGGCTGAATTTTCCTATCCAAGCAAGGGTGCGTCCATAACCTCAATCATAACGCTTTCTAACGCCGTGTCGTCCTTTCCCCCCTACAGCATGGCGGACGCTGCTCCAGCCCGTGGTGGATTTAGAGGAGGATTCGGATCGCGTGGCGGTGCCCGCGGTGGTCGTGGTGGACGTGGTCGCGGCCGTGGTCGTGGCCGTGGACGCGGCGGCAAGGAAGACTCGAAGGAATGGGTGCCGGTGACGAAGCTGGGCCGCCTGGTAAAGGATGGCAAGATTCGCACGCTCGAGGAGATCTACCTGTACTCGCTCCCGATCAAAGAGTTCGAGATCATCGACTTCTTCCTGAACCGTCTGCTGAAGGATGAGGTGCTGAAGATCATGCCCGTCCAGAAGCAGACCCGTGCCGGTCAGCGTACCCGCTTCAAGGCGTTCGTCGCCATCGGCGATAGCAACGGTCACATCGGTctcggtgtgaagtgcagcAAGGAAGTGGCCACCGCCATCCGTGGTGCCATCATCCTGGCCAAGCTGTCGGTCGTCCCGGTGCGTCGCGGTTACTGGGGTAACAAGATCGGTCGCCCGCATACCGTACCTTGCAAGGTAAGTGTTGAAACGTGCAGCTGCGCCCAAACGAACGGAGAAGCTATCGGTAGATAGAGAAGGAAGTGTGCGAATGATGAAAAAAACCTGTAAACTTATGCGGTTTCCACGGATTTCAGTTGACAGCTGAAATAAGACGGTTGTAAGCGTCTGACTGCCTTCCTTCTCAAAATACAATCGATATCTCCTTTGCCACAAGTTTAGTTCCAAAACTCATGCTGTAAATGCTAATGCATTCTTTTCTCTCGGTGCAGGTCCAGGGTAAGTGCGGTTCCGTTCTGGTGCGTCTGATTCCGGCCCCGCGTGGTACCGGCATTGTGTCTGCCCCGGTACCGAAGAAGCTGCTGCAGATGGCTGGTATCGATGATTGCTACACCACCACCCGTGGTTCGACCACGACGCTGGGCAACTTCGCCAAGGCCACGTACGCTGCCATTGCCAAGACGTACGCCTTCCTCACGCCGGACTTGTGGAAGGATCTGCCACTGAATAAGACCCCGTACCAggagtttgccgacttcctcGACAAGACTAACAAGAGCGCTCAGCGCATCATCGAGATGTAAGGAGAGGCTCCTCTGCATTTCGACGATCCAGTGCTGATGCTAGCAATTGGAGTCTAACCCTTCTTCGATGCAGCAATGCTTTTGAAGAAgtgaagaaaataataaaataacaattcGTTTTGGAAACCGGAACGATGAAAAAAATGGTGCTGCATTTGATAATTTGCATGAGTGTGTGACGACGGGTCAGAAAGAATCCATGCGGAATGGCTCAGTAGTACGAAATATTCGTTGAACGGTCGGTCACAGTAGCGACCTGAAATTGGATGATCTTTGTGAAGAGAGGGAATGATTCTTGGGGCGGGTTCGAATAAGGTGTGCGATGAGGTCTCTAGGCAGGCGAGACCCCTCAGCGAACGAGTTGGGCAGCGGTCCCTTAGAGAACGTAGTCGAAGGCCCTCGGTAGACAGGTAAACGTAGCCCTGGTAGACAAGGTCCTTTAGATCCTTTTATTGTGGTTTTCAGTCGCTTTCTGTGATTAAAATTTTGACCGGAAAAATGCTGATTTCCACTGTTCCTTCCGGATGTTGTCTGGGATCATGCGAGGTAACAGTATCATAGGCTTCCAACACTTTCCGAATGTTTCACTGTCTTATTGGACCATATATTCGTCTGTGCTTTTTGAACAGTGGATCAAACATTTATTTAGTGATACATGGCGAGTCCCTTCGCTTTGTATTACGGTGAGCGAATAATACATAACACTTAATTATATATTTGAATCTTTTGCTGCATTCTCCTTCCCTTAACAGAGCAAActcaaaacgaacgaacgtgtACGGAGATCCGATCGGGGGCTGCATGTTCATTCTAAATCCAGCAGACCTTTGTTGGCGAGCTTCGGTAGATTTTTCGTAATGAAATCAACATAGACGGGTGTGAGGAAGCACTGCTTGAAGCTCTCCATCATTTTGTCAATGTCGGCAAAGTCCATTTCAAAGCCTTCCCCGTTCTCCGGTATCTCCATGATTTCGCTCATTTCTACGCACATAAATGGCACGAAGGTAGCCGCGAGCAGGAACTCTGTCGTAGGaggaaaagggaaacaaatcgAATGTCAAGCTGCGGGATGCATGATCCTGGTGAGAGTTCTTACCCAAATGTCCACACTTTAATATTTCCAGATGAATCTCCAGCAGTGTGGGAAGCTTGCCAAGATAGCCGAACTTCTGCAAGCATGCAACAAGCTCCTCGTGGTAGAATTTGATCAGCTCATCACGGTGATGTTCGCGGGTATCGATCGAAACCGAGTTGTACATGGCGTAGATCAGATCGATCGCTGGCGTACCCCAGACGCTGAGCTGGAAGTCAAGCTAGACATACCGGAAGGAATGGTTAGCGCTGCCAATTGTTGGACGCCAAATCGTTCACTCACCAGCATAATATCATCAAGCTTGCCCTCGGAGGTCCGCTTAAACATCATGTTCTTAAAGTGACAATCGCCATGGTTCAGCACGTGCACGTAGGACGTTGGATCGTAGGTGTAGATGGCTGAGGCACGTTTGAAGATGGATTCCTTCACGTTTGCAATCCGCTCGGAGTACTGTGCCAGCCCGGGCATTTCCTTCACGATCTTGGACAGCTGTACAATGTTGCTTTGCCACATTTGCAGGAATTGATGGTTTTCCTCGAACAGGTTGTAGACGCCTTTGTTGAGCTTCTTCATTTCCGGATGCTGCGGAAAAGTCAAGTCGGGGTTTAGTTAAGCAGATTGGAAGATtgggagttgtttttttttctcaccgtATCGATCAGTGACATGGAGGCGGCATGCCAGCGGGCCACCTTGCCGAAAACGATTTTTGACTCTTCCAAATCGAGCTGCTTCGTCTTCATTTCGTAACCACGTTTGGTGATGTCTTCGAAAACCATTACCCACATGGGATCGTTTTCGTGGTAAAGGAGTCtgtaaaaattggaaaagagaatttgaaaatcatttctggcttccttgccTTAAG from Anopheles stephensi strain Indian chromosome 2, UCI_ANSTEP_V1.0, whole genome shotgun sequence includes the following:
- the LOC118502650 gene encoding importin-5; amino-acid sequence: MAAGDQDNFQQLMGSLLSTDNEVRTQAEEVYSGLPCETKVPHLLGTVQNPQMAEDARLLAAVLLRRLFSSEFHEFYEPLPPEAKDQLKQQILLTLQQNESGSMRRKICEMVAEVARCMIDDDGNNQWPEFLQFLFHCHNSANVQLQEAALRIFASVPGIFGNQQAQHLPLIKQMFIKYLEPNSNQEVRFQAVRAYGAFVLLHDKEEDVKGQFADLLPQVIMITAESIELGDPQNLMQLLIDMAEGVPKFFRPQLEPIFELCMKVFSTVDMEDNLRHLALEMMVSLAENASSMVRKRAEKYVAALVPLILQMMTDLEDDDEWSVSDKIAEDDTGDNNVIAESALDRLACGLGGKMILPHIVNNIPNMLLSPDWKQRHAALMAISAAGEGCQKQMESMLENIMQGVLKYLVDPHPRVRYAACNAIGQMATDFAPIFEKKFHEQVIPGLLNLLDDVENPRVQAHAGAALVNFSEECPKIILTRYLDAIMAKLEMILTTKFKELVEKGTKLVLEQVVTTIASVADTTEKEFVAYYDRLMPSLKYIIKNGSTDELKLLRGKTIECVSLIGLAVGAEKFMSDASDVMDMLLKTHTEGDLPDDDPQTSYLISAWARICKLLGKQFEQFLPLVMGPVMRTASMKPEVALLDNDEMQGVENDSNWQFVNLGEQQNFVIRTAGLEDKASACEMLVCYARELKDGFANYAEEVVRLMVPMLKFYFHDGVRTAAAESLPYLLDCAKIKGPKYLEGMWLYICPELLKAIDTEPEADVLTELLHSLARCIETLGAACLSNEAMEEVLKIIDKFMKQHFEKEEKRAQARKEEDYDDGVEEQLAEEDDADIYLLSRISDIIHSLFVTYKDAFLPSFQRVVPHFVKLLQATNPWADRQWGLCIFDDLIEYTGPLCVQYQPFFLQPMLEYIKDEQPEVRQAAVYGCGVLGQYGGEQFAVTCAQAISLLVEVIMAPDSREPENVNPTENAISAVTKILKYNNTAIPNPDEIIALWFTWLPVGEDEDEAVYVYGYLCDLIQANHPVILGENNGNLPRIVSIIASCFYREAITVPHPEAERMLSIVKQIEGNPDLFQACINTLTAEQKAALEGAYRAAAAAAATATTAVTQ
- the LOC118502651 gene encoding uncharacterized protein LOC118502651 gives rise to the protein MAFNKDEMHAPSWMNRSFFEKVLRHAERDSSLVVQDFRIQPGTKPGDHFASVIFRAIVRHSGSGGEVSLIVKTLPAEDGLKKDILKDGYVFETETLMYTTIVPAMHRLLQSVGDQTVLGARLLYHENDPMWVMVFEDITKRGYEMKTKQLDLEESKIVFGKVARWHAASMSLIDTHPEMKKLNKGVYNLFEENHQFLQMWQSNIVQLSKIVKEMPGLAQYSERIANVKESIFKRASAIYTYDPTSYVHVLNHGDCHFKNMMFKRTSEGKLDDIMLLDFQLSVWGTPAIDLIYAMYNSVSIDTREHHRDELIKFYHEELVACLQKFGYLGKLPTLLEIHLEILKCGHLEFLLAATFVPFMCVEMSEIMEIPENGEGFEMDFADIDKMMESFKQCFLTPVYVDFITKNLPKLANKGLLDLE
- the LOC118502653 gene encoding 40S ribosomal protein S2, with translation MADAAPARGGFRGGFGSRGGARGGRGGRGRGRGRGRGRGGKEDSKEWVPVTKLGRLVKDGKIRTLEEIYLYSLPIKEFEIIDFFLNRLLKDEVLKIMPVQKQTRAGQRTRFKAFVAIGDSNGHIGLGVKCSKEVATAIRGAIILAKLSVVPVRRGYWGNKIGRPHTVPCKVQGKCGSVLVRLIPAPRGTGIVSAPVPKKLLQMAGIDDCYTTTRGSTTTLGNFAKATYAAIAKTYAFLTPDLWKDLPLNKTPYQEFADFLDKTNKSAQRIIEM